The following proteins are co-located in the Myxococcales bacterium genome:
- a CDS encoding cyclic nucleotide-binding domain-containing protein: MSSTPIEVRRPQRWDEPFDERPLSSRDVDWILSHAPFSDIDESDFLGSASLRDILGNDTRIVRCLPGDIVYRTGDYGTSAFFVLTGQVRVVLDRGDEGMTEKISGSVLHTRRGFMGALSQLWKNTKSPEVRNLAPDAQSAKVRSKGLFVQDVPAVLNEHETTIIGAGHLFGELSALGRTPRTTTIFADSQCELLEVRWQGLRDLSRRSKSLNKTVDDLYRKDALDEQLQSTPIFANVDPAGQKRLVEETIFQNYGNREWAATYKALAEKGAAQRLKKEPIIAEEGHYPNGLILIRSGFARVSKQFGNGHRTLSYLGKGQMFGLEEIYHNWRSTDPLPYRFSLRTVGYVDVLLVPTRVMEEVVLPNLPEELIPDPPVGDVRNGGHLVSDSGSQKHTQHLEQLVEARFINGTATMMIDLERCTRCDDCVRACAATHDGNPRFIRHGAQVGKFMIANACMHCVDPVCMIGCPTGAIHRTVGGQVAINDPTCIGCGTCATNCPYDNIRLVEIRDNTGSLVLDKETQAPILKATKCDLCVDQLVGPACQNACPHDALQRVDMRQTQTLLELLER; this comes from the coding sequence GAACCCTTCGACGAAAGGCCGCTCTCTAGTCGAGATGTCGACTGGATCCTCAGTCACGCTCCGTTCAGCGATATCGATGAGAGCGATTTTTTGGGCTCGGCGTCGCTGCGCGACATCCTGGGCAACGACACCCGCATTGTCCGCTGCCTCCCCGGAGACATCGTCTATCGCACTGGCGACTACGGGACCTCTGCGTTCTTTGTCTTGACCGGGCAGGTGCGCGTCGTTCTCGACCGGGGCGACGAAGGCATGACCGAGAAGATCAGTGGCAGCGTCCTCCACACCCGGCGCGGCTTCATGGGTGCGCTCTCTCAACTCTGGAAGAACACGAAGTCTCCCGAGGTACGTAACCTTGCGCCGGACGCGCAGTCCGCGAAGGTCCGCAGCAAGGGATTGTTCGTGCAAGATGTTCCCGCCGTGCTGAACGAACACGAGACCACGATCATCGGCGCCGGACACTTGTTTGGCGAGTTGTCCGCCCTCGGGCGCACACCTCGCACCACTACGATCTTTGCCGACAGTCAATGCGAACTTCTAGAAGTTCGCTGGCAGGGTCTACGGGATCTGTCTCGTCGCTCCAAGTCCCTCAACAAGACCGTCGACGACCTCTACCGCAAAGACGCCCTCGACGAACAACTCCAATCCACCCCGATCTTTGCAAACGTCGATCCAGCGGGGCAAAAGCGTCTGGTCGAAGAGACGATCTTCCAGAACTACGGCAATCGGGAATGGGCCGCCACCTACAAGGCGCTGGCTGAGAAAGGCGCGGCGCAACGGCTCAAGAAAGAACCGATCATTGCGGAAGAGGGTCACTATCCCAACGGATTGATCCTGATTCGAAGCGGCTTTGCCCGGGTGAGCAAACAATTTGGCAATGGTCACCGCACCCTCAGTTATCTCGGCAAGGGCCAGATGTTTGGGCTCGAAGAGATCTATCACAACTGGCGGAGCACCGATCCCCTGCCCTACCGCTTCAGTCTGCGCACGGTGGGCTATGTCGATGTGCTGCTGGTGCCGACCCGGGTCATGGAAGAGGTCGTGCTGCCAAATCTTCCCGAAGAATTGATCCCGGATCCTCCAGTCGGAGATGTCCGCAACGGCGGCCACCTGGTCTCCGACTCTGGTTCACAAAAACACACCCAGCATCTCGAACAACTCGTAGAGGCACGCTTCATCAACGGAACCGCGACCATGATGATCGACCTCGAACGCTGCACCCGTTGTGACGACTGCGTGCGCGCCTGTGCAGCTACCCATGACGGCAACCCGCGGTTCATTCGTCACGGCGCCCAGGTGGGCAAGTTCATGATCGCCAATGCGTGCATGCACTGCGTCGATCCGGTTTGCATGATTGGATGTCCGACGGGCGCAATTCATCGAACGGTCGGGGGCCAGGTGGCGATCAATGATCCGACCTGCATCGGCTGTGGAACCTGCGCGACAAACTGCCCCTACGACAACATTCGCCTGGTTGAGATCCGCGACAATACCGGGAGCCTGGTGCTCGATAAAGAAACACAGGCGCCGATCCTGAAGGCGACCAAGTGCGACCTGTGTGTCGACCAACTGGTGGGCCCGGCTTGCCAGAATGCTTGCCCCCACGACGCGCTCCAGCGCGTAGATATGCGACAGACTCAGACCCTGTTGGAGCTGCTCGAACGTTGA